Within the Longimicrobiaceae bacterium genome, the region CCACCACTCTTTCTCGTAGTTCCGGAACCCCTCCGCCTCCATCGCCCGCACCAGCCGCTGCCGGTTCGTCTCCACCTCGCCGCCCGCGTTGGCGGTGTGCGCCGCCGGGGAGAAGTGGTCGTACGGGGTGCCCATCTCCAGCTCGCGGCCGCTGCGGAGGTCCACCAGCGTCAGGTCCACGGTGCCGCCGCGGTTGTGGCCGCTGCGCTCCGCCACGTACCCCTGCTCGATCACCCAGCGGTTCCCGGTCCGCTCCGCCCACTCCACCATGGCCCGGGTCGCGCGCACGGGGCGGTAGCCGTCGAACACCTTGAGCCCCAGCCCCTCCGCCCGGAGGCGCCGCTGCACGCGCGCCAGCGCCCGCGCCGCCTCGGGGCGCAGCAGGGCGCGCGCGTCCTCGTAGCCGGGGAGCGGCGCCCCGGTGAAGTTCTCGGGCGTGGCATAGTGGATCTCGGTGCGGATGGAGCGGTCCAGCGAGCGT harbors:
- a CDS encoding M15 family metallopeptidase translates to RSLDRSIRTEIHYATPENFTGAPLPGYEDARALLRPEAARALARVQRRLRAEGLGLKVFDGYRPVRATRAMVEWAERTGNRWVIEQGYVAERSGHNRGGTVDLTLVDLRSGRELEMGTPYDHFSPAAHTANAGGEVETNRQRLVRAMEAEGFRNYEKEWWHFGMPGEWEPLDVPIRCFR